The Sphaerochaeta globosa str. Buddy region TGGCAACAATGCTTCTTTTCCAGGTGCTCATCAGCAGCAGTGGAAGGGGCTCTCTCTTTGCTCCCTCCAATATTTCCAACCTTATCAGCCAAAACTCATATGTTGTCATTTTGGCAAGCGGCATGTTGCTGTGCATCCTCACCGGTGGAAACATCGACCTTTCTGTTGGTTCGGTCGTTGCCCTGGTCGGTGCTCTGGCAGGAACTCTGGTAGTAAACCTGCATTGGAACATCTATGTTTCGATTATAATCTGTCTTTTAACCGGTCTTGCAATCGGTGCATGGCAGGGTTTCTGGATTGCCTATGTCCGCATCCCTCCGTTCATCACAACCCTCGCGGGCATGTTGTTGTGGCGTGGTGTCGCCCTCCTGATTCTCAATGGATTGACAATCTCCCCCTTCCCTGCTGAGTATACGAAGTATTTCAACAGTTTCCTTCCCAACACAGAGGACGCCGCAACCGTGCTTTCCGTTACGGTCATTGTGGGTGTCGTCATTTGTCTGATCTACGGATTCTGGGCTCTTTTTGATCGCTATACCAAGAAGAAGAAGGGCTATACAACTGAACCCTTGGCGGTAACCTTAGCCAAGGTAATCCTGCTCTCCGTTGCCGTCTTGGTCATTTTCTTTCTGCTCGGAAGACATAAGGGTGTTCCCGTAGTATTGATCCTGCTTGCCGTCATCGTATTAGGCTACAGTTACTTCACCTCCCGTACCGTTCCAGGCAGACATTTGTATGCCATGGGAGGCAACGAGAAGGCCGCAAAGCTTTCAGGGGTGGATACAAACCGAGTTCTTTTCTTTGCGTATGCTAACATGGGTTTCCTCTCTGCAGTAGCAGCCTTGGTCGGTGTCGCCCGCTTCAACTCAGCCGCCCCAACGGCGGGAACCAACTATGAGATGGACGCCATCGGTTCCTGCTTCATCGGAGGAGCAAGTGCCTACGGCGGAACCGGAACCATCGGGGGAGCAATCATTGGTGCAATTTTCATGGGTGTCTTGAACAATGGTATGTCCATTCTCGGAATTGATGCCAACTGGCAAAAAGCTGTAAAAGGTATTGTAGTGCTTGCAGCGGTAGTCTTTGATGTGCTCAGCAAAAAGCGGGTAAAATCTAGTTAGACACTGTTGCCACGTTGTATAAAGTAGCGTATTCTCAGCTAAAAAAGGACAACCATGGCTGTTACGATTAGGGATATTGCAAAACGAGCAGGAGTATCGAGAGGAACTGTCGACCGAGTACTCCATAACCGGAAAGGGGTCAATGAGGAGGTTGCCTGTCGGGTCAGAGCTATAGCCAAGGAATTGGGGTTTATTCCCAATCTTGCAGGTAAAGCCTTAGCCAACCGCAAGCAACCGCTGAGAATCGGCTGCCTCCTTCCAAGTATCGGCAACCCTTTTTTTACCGAAGTCATTGCTGGCTTCAGACAAGCTGAACGTGAACTTTCTGATTTCGGTGTATCCGTAGACATTATGGAGGTTAAGTCCTTCGACCGAGCCGTCCATCTCGATGCAATAGAAACGTTGCAAAGCAAACACTACGATGGCCTTTGCATCACTACCATCAATGTGGAACCGGTTATAGCAGCAATCGATAGAATCACCGAAACCGGTACCACGGTGGTTACCGTCAATACTGACATCAGCGATACACACCGCCTTTGCTATGTTGGACCGGATTACTATTTGGGGGGAACCACCGCCAGCGGGTTGCTCAGCTTGGTCTGCAAGCAGCAGGAGCAAAAGATACTCATCGTCACCGGGTCATTCAACATCAAGGGCCACCAGGAGCGTATCAGAGGCTTTCTGGAAGGCCTTACCACCCGTCAGATGCCGCACAGCATCGTCGATGTGATAGAAAGTTTGGATGACAACGATAAGGCATACGAGCGAACACTCTCCTGCCTCAAGGAAAAACCGGAAATTAATTGTCTCTATTTAACTGCAGCAGGCGTGCAAGGTGCCTGCCAAGCAGTTCAGGAATTGGGGAAAACGGGAAATATCCGCATCCTCAGCTTTGATGATATTCCCACCACCAAAGCGTTGATACAGAAAGGTGTCATCACCTTTACCATATGTCAGGAACCTCAACGACAGGGCTATGATGCGATTCAGAAGTTGTTTTTTCACCTCATGAATCAGCAGGAGCCCGTCGTCGATACTATAACAAGAACCATCATCAAGATCAGGGAAAATCTTGACGATTGAGCTTACATTTCCCGTTTCTGCCAGAGTTTCTCCAGCGAATAAAAATCCCTCAACTCAGAACTCATCAGGTGGATGACGATATCGTTGCAATCGATAAGCTCCCAACCATCACCGACGGGGTTCTTATGGCGGTTGGCGACTTCCAAGCCCAGCTCATTCAACTCACTCCAAATCTCGTGGGCGACACCTTTGAGGTGACCTATGCTGGAAACTGTAGCTATGATGAAACAATCAGCCCAGGAACACTCCGCTGATACATCCAGGATGCTTACATCCTGACACTTATGGTCTTCTAGAAATTGGCCGATTGCCTGGGCATTGGCCAGAACCAAGTCATTCATTCTTCCTTACTCCTTACGCTGGTAGCGCCTCAACTCTTCAATATAACGCTTGAGATGAACTCTCATTCGCTCCCAGTCGGTATTCTGCGATACTGCAAGACTCTTTCGCATATCAAAGACAGTTGCTTGCTTCACTGTCTGTAGTTCTCCAAACGGGTCAGCATGACCGGTAATGGAAGCAAGTGTATCGGCCAAGAGGGTTTTCCTCAAGTGGGGTGCACCCTCCGTCAGGGCCTCGAGCCTCAGCTGGGCATCGACTTGGCTTCGCTCTACTGTCTTTACAGTCACGGCCAACGTGGTGGCCAATTCCCCAAAAGAAGCTAGAGCGGCTTGGCTGGTACGTATCACCTTTCTCGCCGGTAGGCCGCAAAGATGCTGGATAGCCAGGGAAGCTTCAAGCTTTGAATATGCTGCAAACCCATCCACAACCTGCTGATCAAGCAACAATACTGCCAGATAGTCCGCCTCAACCCAGGCAACACAGGCAAGTTCCCCATCACTGAGTATGTAGGTGGCTTCTACCGATTCAGAGTGGCAACCGATGAACACCATACAAACCAGGACAACGGAGAACAACAAAGACTTCAAAACGTTCCTCCGCTGCAAAGAAACTGATACAGCTCTTCACCTGAAAAGCTAATTTGCTTCCCCTTGGCAACAAGATAGGCCCGTTCCTGTTTCAGGACAGCCAGGCAGAGGTCCTCCGGCTTAGGAAGGGCCAATAACAGTTCCCTATCCTGGTCACACAGATGCATCCGATTTGGTTCAAGGTAGTCGGCAATATAGAGCAGAAGCCCCATTTTTCCCATATGTATACTGCCAACGGTGTGATACCGCACTGCAGTACACACTTGCTCTGAGAATCCTCTGGCGCTAAGCAGGGAAGCTCCCACCGGAGCATGGAGCAACACCGGGTATTCACGTTCTTCGCTGCTAAGTTTCAGATGATGAGCCAAAGCATAGTCGACCAGCTGCTCCCTACTCCACTCCCGCACCATGTCATGCATCAAGGCACAACTACACAACTCAGTAGTATCAAGGTGTAGTTCATAACGGTCATTCAGAAGCAGGCAGGTCTGTGCCACCGCTTTACTATGACGATAGCGTTTCTCGCTCAAGCTTTCTTTCAGCTCTTGCTCAAGGACGGTACAATCGATGTTCTCGTACATATCGAGCAACCTCCTTGGGCATTAGGCACGCAATATCGTCACCAAGCTCTTGGTGTACTTCCAACACGCTGCATCGATTTCTGATCTTCGTGGAACTGTCCTCCAGAAGAGGGTTTTCCAAATAGATAATATCGGCGGCGATGTCGGAGAACCGTTCAGCGCTGTCTTCCCGCCTGATGACCACGAAGGTGACCAACTCCTTGAGCTGTTCATACGCATGCCATTGATTCAGTGCGGAAAGCAAATCGTCCCCCATCACCACCGCAAGCCTACCCTTGATCGAATAGTGCAAATATATATATTTGACCGTGTCATAGGTATATGATACACCACCTCGCACCAATTCACAGTCTTCAGCTATCAGTTGGATCGGTGGGTCATCAGGATAGAGCTCCCTATAGGCCTCAAAGCTCAAACGCAGCATGCTCATACGATGCTCTGCAGAAGCCGGTTCGGCATCCTGCTTGAAGTTGTTGCGGGCAACAGGTACGAAAATGAACCTTCGATAGGGGGTGGAGGTAGCCACCGTGTGCACCAGGTGCAGATGCCCTAGATGCACGGGATCGAAACTTCCGCCTACCATTGCAGTCGGTTCTGCCGCCAAAACAAGCCTCCTACTGGCTTTCCTCTTCCGAATGATAGTATGCATCAAGGTCTACGATTGTGGAGAAACCCCCTTGGGCGCTCTCATGAAACGCTTTGCTTGCTACATTCTCATTCGTTGATACGATGCGGATGAAAGCCTGCCTCACCTCTTCAACGCCCGTCTCAAAGTAGACGCAAAGTCCGATGACTTCTTTGTCAGGGTACTTCTGCTTCAACTCCTCAAGCCT contains the following coding sequences:
- the yqeK gene encoding bis(5'-nucleosyl)-tetraphosphatase (symmetrical) YqeK, which translates into the protein MYENIDCTVLEQELKESLSEKRYRHSKAVAQTCLLLNDRYELHLDTTELCSCALMHDMVREWSREQLVDYALAHHLKLSSEEREYPVLLHAPVGASLLSARGFSEQVCTAVRYHTVGSIHMGKMGLLLYIADYLEPNRMHLCDQDRELLLALPKPEDLCLAVLKQERAYLVAKGKQISFSGEELYQFLCSGGTF
- a CDS encoding LacI family DNA-binding transcriptional regulator, with amino-acid sequence MAVTIRDIAKRAGVSRGTVDRVLHNRKGVNEEVACRVRAIAKELGFIPNLAGKALANRKQPLRIGCLLPSIGNPFFTEVIAGFRQAERELSDFGVSVDIMEVKSFDRAVHLDAIETLQSKHYDGLCITTINVEPVIAAIDRITETGTTVVTVNTDISDTHRLCYVGPDYYLGGTTASGLLSLVCKQQEQKILIVTGSFNIKGHQERIRGFLEGLTTRQMPHSIVDVIESLDDNDKAYERTLSCLKEKPEINCLYLTAAGVQGACQAVQELGKTGNIRILSFDDIPTTKALIQKGVITFTICQEPQRQGYDAIQKLFFHLMNQQEPVVDTITRTIIKIRENLDD
- the rsfS gene encoding ribosome silencing factor, with amino-acid sequence MNDLVLANAQAIGQFLEDHKCQDVSILDVSAECSWADCFIIATVSSIGHLKGVAHEIWSELNELGLEVANRHKNPVGDGWELIDCNDIVIHLMSSELRDFYSLEKLWQKREM
- the nadD gene encoding nicotinate (nicotinamide) nucleotide adenylyltransferase; this translates as MAAEPTAMVGGSFDPVHLGHLHLVHTVATSTPYRRFIFVPVARNNFKQDAEPASAEHRMSMLRLSFEAYRELYPDDPPIQLIAEDCELVRGGVSYTYDTVKYIYLHYSIKGRLAVVMGDDLLSALNQWHAYEQLKELVTFVVIRREDSAERFSDIAADIIYLENPLLEDSSTKIRNRCSVLEVHQELGDDIACLMPKEVARYVREHRLYRP
- the mmsB gene encoding multiple monosaccharide ABC transporter permease — protein: MRHSLGIKDTVKKNSMLIVLLATMLLFQVLISSSGRGSLFAPSNISNLISQNSYVVILASGMLLCILTGGNIDLSVGSVVALVGALAGTLVVNLHWNIYVSIIICLLTGLAIGAWQGFWIAYVRIPPFITTLAGMLLWRGVALLILNGLTISPFPAEYTKYFNSFLPNTEDAATVLSVTVIVGVVICLIYGFWALFDRYTKKKKGYTTEPLAVTLAKVILLSVAVLVIFFLLGRHKGVPVVLILLAVIVLGYSYFTSRTVPGRHLYAMGGNEKAAKLSGVDTNRVLFFAYANMGFLSAVAALVGVARFNSAAPTAGTNYEMDAIGSCFIGGASAYGGTGTIGGAIIGAIFMGVLNNGMSILGIDANWQKAVKGIVVLAAVVFDVLSKKRVKSS